The Thermodesulfovibrionia bacterium genome contains a region encoding:
- a CDS encoding septum formation initiator family protein, with amino-acid sequence MRQIVMFTFAILVLICLTLSLIFSEKGILRYRKLQSDKGQIMAENSRIEKQNNEIRQQVEVLKRNPENVEEIARGQGLTKEGELIFKFNEDH; translated from the coding sequence ATGAGACAGATCGTTATGTTTACGTTCGCGATACTGGTCTTGATCTGTCTTACGCTCAGCCTCATTTTTAGTGAAAAGGGAATACTTAGATACAGAAAGCTGCAGTCTGATAAAGGCCAGATCATGGCTGAGAACAGCAGGATCGAAAAGCAGAATAACGAGATCCGGCAGCAGGTTGAGGTATTGAAGAGGAATCCTGAAAACGTTGAGGAGATAGCAAGGGGGCAGGGGCTTACAAAAGAGGGAGAACTTATTTTTAAGTTTAATGAAGATCATTGA
- the queD gene encoding 6-carboxytetrahydropterin synthase QueD, which translates to MYELTVESQFAAAHQLRGYKGKCESMHGHNWRVQVTVSSAYLNEIGLAIDFHKLKDISNEVIMSLDHTDLNQIFPFTEINPSSENIAKWLYDSISKKIEDKGVSCTSVTVWESETCSATYFE; encoded by the coding sequence ATGTACGAACTTACAGTAGAATCACAGTTTGCAGCAGCACATCAGTTAAGGGGATACAAGGGGAAATGTGAATCCATGCATGGCCATAACTGGAGGGTGCAGGTCACGGTTTCTTCAGCTTACCTTAATGAGATAGGCCTGGCAATTGATTTCCATAAATTAAAGGATATCTCCAATGAGGTGATAATGTCCCTTGACCACACTGACCTTAATCAGATATTCCCTTTTACCGAGATCAACCCTTCTTCAGAAAACATCGCTAAATGGCTTTACGACTCTATCAGCAAGAAGATCGAGGACAAGGGCGTATCCTGCACATCAGTCACAGTGTGGGAATCCGAGACATGTTCCGCAACATATTTTGAGTAG
- a CDS encoding TldD/PmbA family protein, with amino-acid sequence MDLNLAEDIVKKALSKGADSAEAFVSSGKGISVEVKDGEVDALEASLDAAVAVRVIKNGRLGFSFTTDISVADKVIDEAIEGSRWSAEDIYNVIPQMLAPSDVPVFDSAIAGISEAELIRLAISLEESSLSYDKYVKRVRKAGVSSGVYKTAIVNSNGVSISYQSSHISAQIVAFAENESGDSQVGSDYSVKRRAADLQVMPVAVNAAKRALELLGSRRITAMKLPIVLPPDIAVEFLEVLSASFSADAVQKQRSFFGGKSGKTVASSQVNIIDDGLLPWGIGSSLTDDEGVPAQKKVLISEGVLNGFIHNTYTAKKENVASTGNAVRSSSKGLPGVGITNLYIEPEKNGNDKATIISSLSKGILITSVMGVHMANPVSGDFSIGISGLMIEAGQMAYPFKEAVISGNILDMFKMVEQVGSDLEFYGRIGSPSLLIGEMDISA; translated from the coding sequence ATGGACCTGAATTTAGCCGAAGATATCGTAAAAAAAGCATTAAGCAAAGGCGCTGATTCCGCAGAGGCGTTTGTAAGCTCAGGCAAAGGGATCTCTGTTGAGGTAAAGGATGGCGAGGTCGATGCGCTTGAGGCGTCACTGGATGCAGCTGTCGCTGTCAGGGTCATAAAGAACGGAAGGCTCGGGTTTTCTTTCACAACCGATATTTCTGTTGCTGATAAGGTCATTGATGAGGCGATAGAGGGGTCGCGCTGGTCAGCAGAGGATATCTATAATGTCATCCCGCAGATGCTTGCGCCGTCTGATGTGCCTGTATTTGACAGCGCCATTGCAGGTATAAGTGAAGCAGAGCTGATCAGGCTCGCAATATCTTTAGAAGAATCTTCTCTATCATATGACAAGTATGTGAAGAGAGTTAGAAAGGCCGGTGTAAGTTCCGGTGTTTATAAAACCGCTATCGTCAATTCCAATGGCGTAAGTATTTCATATCAAAGCAGCCATATCTCAGCGCAGATAGTTGCCTTTGCTGAGAACGAAAGCGGAGACAGTCAGGTCGGATCTGATTATTCAGTCAAGAGGAGGGCGGCTGACCTGCAGGTCATGCCGGTTGCTGTCAATGCTGCAAAGAGAGCGCTTGAACTTTTAGGCTCAAGAAGAATTACAGCTATGAAGCTCCCGATAGTTCTGCCTCCTGATATCGCTGTGGAATTTCTGGAAGTGCTCAGCGCTTCTTTTTCTGCTGATGCTGTTCAGAAGCAGAGGTCTTTCTTTGGAGGCAAGTCAGGAAAGACAGTCGCATCCTCTCAGGTAAATATTATTGACGACGGACTGCTGCCGTGGGGCATAGGCTCTTCACTAACAGATGATGAAGGCGTGCCTGCGCAAAAGAAAGTTCTCATATCCGAAGGTGTGCTCAATGGTTTCATTCATAACACCTATACCGCAAAAAAAGAGAACGTTGCGTCTACAGGAAATGCAGTAAGGTCTTCTTCAAAAGGGCTCCCCGGAGTCGGCATTACCAACTTGTATATAGAGCCAGAGAAGAACGGCAATGATAAGGCAACTATTATCAGCTCTCTGTCAAAAGGCATTCTTATCACCAGCGTCATGGGCGTGCATATGGCAAACCCTGTTTCAGGAGATTTCTCCATCGGGATATCAGGGCTCATGATCGAAGCTGGGCAGATGGCCTATCCGTTTAAAGAGGCGGTCATATCTGGCAATATCCTCGACATGTTCAAGATGGTTGAGCAGGTCGGCAGCGACCTTGAGTTCTACGGCAGGATAGGTTCTCCGAGTTTGTTGATAGGCGAGATGGATATAAGCGCCTGA
- a CDS encoding type II CAAX endopeptidase family protein codes for MIEDVAKRKTPLYIMAFFLLVSPFYLNDFASIFVKDWHLWLFIDYAGVKLFPFLVTLWLISKKKMRASEFGLTTQSVPSFLIAFLIVALVGTVIDQNGYQLIANLPGYSPLGGMPAITNPAWDWIDLTLGLLMVGIFEELIFRGFMHTFISRYTENPFAIVVISSAAFGLIHWSLGLHAIVITSIIGAVFMTAYLRTRSLPAIMLAHFAINFIDFAGVIPKAVFKFI; via the coding sequence ATGATAGAAGATGTAGCAAAGAGAAAAACCCCGCTTTACATCATGGCTTTCTTCTTATTGGTCAGTCCGTTCTATCTGAACGATTTCGCGAGTATCTTTGTCAAAGACTGGCACCTTTGGTTGTTTATAGACTATGCCGGTGTAAAGCTTTTCCCCTTCCTTGTCACGCTTTGGTTGATCTCTAAAAAGAAAATGCGGGCCTCGGAGTTCGGGCTGACAACTCAATCAGTGCCGTCATTTTTGATTGCATTTCTGATCGTGGCGCTCGTAGGTACAGTGATCGATCAAAATGGGTATCAGTTAATAGCGAATCTCCCCGGATACTCTCCGCTCGGCGGTATGCCGGCTATCACAAACCCTGCCTGGGATTGGATAGACCTTACGCTTGGACTATTAATGGTGGGGATATTTGAAGAACTCATCTTCCGCGGTTTCATGCACACCTTCATCAGCAGGTACACAGAGAATCCGTTTGCTATAGTCGTTATTTCTTCAGCTGCTTTCGGCCTAATCCACTGGAGCCTCGGCCTCCACGCCATAGTTATAACATCAATTATCGGCGCGGTTTTCATGACGGCATATCTGAGAACGCGGTCTCTGCCTGCCATCATGTTAGCTCACTTCGCCATCAACTTCATCGACTTTGCCGGAGTTATTCCCAAGGCTGTATTTAAATTTATTTAA
- a CDS encoding PGPGW domain-containing protein translates to MKHLVIKTYKQARRIVMVVVGFTVVLLGIIMLVTPGPGLVAIVAGLAMLGTEFLWARRLLKRFGDGANNIKNSVFNNKKKV, encoded by the coding sequence ATGAAACATCTCGTCATCAAAACATACAAACAGGCAAGACGCATCGTCATGGTCGTGGTCGGTTTCACCGTAGTCCTTCTTGGAATCATAATGCTAGTAACGCCAGGGCCCGGCCTCGTCGCCATAGTCGCGGGACTCGCAATGCTGGGCACTGAGTTTCTATGGGCAAGAAGATTACTCAAAAGATTCGGCGACGGAGCAAATAATATTAAGAACTCGGTATTTAATAATAAGAAGAAAGTCTGA
- a CDS encoding slipin family protein has translation MFQLPMGLIAGLVLIIYFLSSAIRILREYERGVVFRLGRIIPVKGPGLIILWPLLDKLVRVDLRTITFDVPAQDIITKDNISVKVNAVVYFRVIDPTKAITAVEDFHYATSQISQTTLRSVLGQSSLDDLLAKRDELNADLQKIIDEQTEPWGIKVSIVEVKNVDLPPEMQRAIAKQAEAERERRAKVIHAEGEFQASQKLADAAAIISSQPAALQLRFLQTLTEIATEKNSTIVLPIPIDLIEPFLKRIKKEVE, from the coding sequence ATGTTTCAGCTTCCAATGGGATTAATAGCGGGTCTTGTTTTAATAATCTATTTTTTATCAAGCGCGATACGCATACTTCGGGAATATGAGAGAGGTGTCGTATTCAGGCTCGGCAGAATTATCCCGGTAAAAGGTCCCGGCCTGATAATACTTTGGCCTTTGCTTGATAAGCTGGTCAGGGTAGACCTGCGTACAATAACATTCGATGTGCCGGCGCAGGACATAATAACTAAAGACAACATATCTGTTAAAGTCAATGCCGTTGTATATTTCAGGGTTATTGACCCGACAAAAGCTATCACCGCTGTTGAAGATTTTCACTATGCCACATCACAGATATCACAGACAACCTTAAGAAGCGTGCTTGGGCAGAGTTCCCTCGACGACCTGCTTGCCAAAAGAGACGAACTGAATGCTGATCTGCAGAAGATAATTGACGAACAGACCGAGCCGTGGGGCATTAAAGTCTCTATCGTTGAGGTAAAGAACGTTGATCTGCCACCGGAAATGCAGAGGGCAATCGCAAAGCAGGCTGAAGCTGAGAGGGAACGCAGGGCGAAGGTCATTCACGCAGAAGGTGAATTCCAGGCATCACAAAAACTCGCCGATGCCGCAGCAATTATCTCATCACAGCCTGCAGCATTGCAGTTAAGGTTTCTCCAGACTCTCACTGAGATAGCGACAGAGAAGAACTCAACGATAGTGCTGCCTATTCCCATAGATCTGATAGAGCCTTTTTTAAAGAGAATAAAAAAAGAGGTTGAGTAG